A single genomic interval of Blattabacterium sp. (Nauphoeta cinerea) harbors:
- a CDS encoding aconitate hydratase: MIFDLDMIRNFYSSFLHKIEKIRNVIDHPMTYSEKILYSHLFIENNYKSINFKDKYYMNFLPDRIVMQDATAQMTLLQFMQTKKYKTSVPTSIHCDHLISAQFGADLDLKNSINKNKEIYNFLRSASCKYGIDFWGPGSGIIHQVILESYAFPGGVIIGTDSHTPNAGGLGMLGIGVGGSDAAEVMSGSLLELKFPKIIGVNLIGKINGWTSPKDVILKLSGMIGVSGAINHIIEYFGEGVDSISCVGKATICNMGAEIGATASLFPYDVKMKDFLIKNGRIQVSIMAEKIKNFLKADPEVYQNPYHYYDQVIKIDLSVLEPHINGPFTPDIATPISKMKEEAAKNNWPTKIEVGLIGSCTNSSYEDFSKVISIIQQAKKKKLKMNSEYMISPGSKKVFSLIKNAGFLSIFKEFGAKIFSNACGPCIGQWIRKENQENVKNTIIHTFNRNFSSRNDGNPKTHAFIASPEIVTALVFSGDLTFNPMKDKLKNEMGEDVKFEEPKSMETPTRNFKSEELGYESFLKKENKQNLSVIIKKNSKRLQVLSPFLAWDRNHLLNLRLLIKIKGKCTTDHISMAGPWLKYRGHLEKISENLLMGAINAFNHEKNKIKNIITDNYDTVYNVAKFYQSKNIQTLIVGEDNYGEGSSREHAAMEPRFLGVRVVLVKSFSRIHETNLKKQGILALTFLNPDDYYKIQEEDILHFYIKNICPNKNIEVELIHKNGNKEKIRICHSYNNKQIQWFKAGSSLNFIRKQTI; encoded by the coding sequence ATGATTTTTGATCTTGATATGATTCGAAATTTTTACTCAAGCTTTTTACATAAGATTGAAAAAATTCGAAATGTCATAGATCATCCTATGACTTATTCGGAAAAAATTTTGTATTCTCATTTATTTATCGAAAATAATTATAAATCCATAAATTTTAAAGATAAATATTATATGAATTTTTTACCCGATCGTATTGTGATGCAAGATGCTACAGCTCAAATGACATTGCTTCAATTTATGCAAACTAAAAAATATAAAACGTCTGTTCCAACTTCTATTCATTGTGATCATCTTATATCTGCTCAATTTGGAGCAGATTTGGACTTAAAAAATTCCATAAATAAAAATAAAGAAATTTATAATTTTTTAAGATCGGCGTCTTGTAAATATGGAATAGATTTTTGGGGACCTGGATCAGGGATTATTCATCAGGTTATTCTAGAAAGTTATGCATTTCCTGGAGGAGTCATTATAGGGACAGATTCTCATACCCCTAATGCTGGAGGATTAGGGATGTTAGGAATAGGAGTTGGAGGTTCTGATGCGGCCGAAGTTATGTCTGGATCCCTTTTAGAATTAAAGTTTCCTAAAATAATTGGAGTAAATTTAATTGGTAAAATTAATGGATGGACTTCTCCTAAAGATGTTATATTAAAATTATCTGGTATGATTGGAGTATCAGGAGCTATAAATCATATTATTGAATATTTTGGAGAGGGGGTTGATAGTATTTCTTGTGTAGGCAAGGCTACCATATGCAATATGGGTGCAGAAATAGGGGCTACAGCTTCTTTATTTCCTTATGATGTTAAAATGAAAGATTTTTTGATAAAAAATGGAAGAATTCAAGTATCTATAATGGCAGAAAAAATAAAAAATTTTTTAAAAGCAGATCCAGAAGTTTATCAAAATCCATATCATTACTATGATCAAGTCATAAAAATAGATTTAAGTGTTTTAGAGCCACATATTAACGGTCCTTTTACTCCAGATATAGCAACTCCTATTTCTAAAATGAAAGAAGAAGCAGCTAAAAATAATTGGCCTACAAAAATTGAAGTAGGATTGATCGGTTCTTGCACAAATTCTTCTTACGAAGATTTCTCAAAAGTAATATCAATAATTCAACAAGCAAAAAAGAAAAAATTGAAAATGAATTCAGAATATATGATATCGCCGGGGTCTAAAAAAGTTTTTTCTCTTATAAAAAATGCAGGATTTTTATCAATTTTTAAAGAATTTGGAGCTAAAATTTTTTCTAATGCTTGTGGCCCTTGTATTGGACAATGGATTAGAAAAGAAAATCAAGAAAATGTAAAAAATACAATTATTCATACTTTTAATAGGAATTTTTCATCTCGGAATGACGGAAATCCAAAAACACATGCTTTTATCGCTTCTCCAGAAATTGTTACAGCTTTAGTTTTTTCTGGAGATTTAACATTTAATCCTATGAAAGATAAATTGAAAAATGAAATGGGTGAGGATGTCAAGTTTGAAGAGCCTAAATCAATGGAAACTCCTACAAGGAATTTTAAATCAGAAGAATTAGGATATGAAAGTTTTTTAAAAAAAGAAAATAAACAAAATTTGTCTGTAATTATAAAAAAAAACTCTAAAAGATTACAGGTATTGTCCCCTTTTTTGGCGTGGGATAGAAATCATTTGTTGAATCTTAGACTTTTAATAAAAATTAAAGGAAAATGCACTACAGATCATATTTCAATGGCAGGACCATGGTTAAAATATAGAGGTCATCTTGAAAAGATTTCTGAAAATTTATTAATGGGGGCTATAAACGCTTTTAATCATGAAAAAAATAAAATAAAAAATATTATAACAGATAATTATGATACGGTTTATAATGTAGCCAAATTTTATCAATCAAAAAATATACAAACTTTAATTGTAGGAGAGGATAATTATGGAGAAGGTTCATCAAGAGAGCATGCTGCTATGGAACCTCGTTTTTTGGGAGTTCGTGTGGTTCTTGTTAAATCTTTCTCTAGAATACATGAAACTAATTTAAAAAAACAAGGAATTTTAGCTTTAACTTTTTTAAATCCGGACGACTATTACAAAATACAAGAAGAAGACATATTACATTTTTATATAAAAAATATATGTCCTAATAAAAATATAGAAGTGGAATTAATTCATAAAAATGGAAATAAAGAAAAAATAAGAATTTGTCATTCTTATAATAATAAGCAAATTCAATGGTTTAAAGCAGGTTCTTCTTTAAATTTCATCAGAAAACAAACAATATGA
- the yidD gene encoding membrane protein insertion efficiency factor YidD, producing the protein MKIAKILLIKIIRLYQIGVSPWIGNNCRYIPTCSNYMIFSLNKWNFFKAIFLSIKRIIKCNPWGPSDYNYPK; encoded by the coding sequence ATGAAAATTGCAAAAATTTTACTAATCAAAATCATTAGATTATATCAAATAGGGGTATCTCCATGGATAGGAAACAATTGTAGATATATTCCAACTTGTTCAAATTATATGATTTTCTCATTAAATAAATGGAATTTTTTTAAAGCTATTTTTTTAAGTATAAAAAGAATCATTAAATGTAATCCTTGGGGTCCATCAGATTACAATTATCCAAAATAA
- the lgt gene encoding prolipoprotein diacylglyceryl transferase gives MGKTLEYINWDPIHKFVLWKGFCIHIYSLMFVISFLLGWYIMKYIYQNDNIDTKYLDPLFICTFLGTLIGARLGQVLFYDLSYFSDHWIEAILPIKENKHNSLLGFIKGYEFIGFRGLSSHGATIGIILSSFFYKKIILKKKSFIWLCDRLCIPVSISAVFIRVGNFFNSEIVGKPCNEKLPWSVKFIQMDTEYGEIVPRHPAQIYESIGYFVIFLLLWYFYKIGKKNYDGFLSGIFFILLWSIRFLLEFVKEPQGEEFINFLSINTGQWLSIPFIILGFFILNLSKIKKYFFS, from the coding sequence ATGGGAAAAACATTAGAGTATATTAATTGGGATCCTATTCACAAATTTGTTTTATGGAAAGGTTTTTGTATTCATATTTATAGTCTAATGTTTGTGATTTCTTTTTTATTAGGATGGTATATCATGAAATATATTTATCAAAACGATAATATAGATACAAAATATCTGGATCCTTTATTCATTTGTACTTTTTTGGGAACTCTTATAGGAGCAAGACTAGGTCAAGTTTTATTCTATGATTTATCATATTTTTCAGATCATTGGATTGAAGCCATTCTTCCTATAAAAGAAAATAAACATAATTCCTTATTAGGATTTATAAAAGGTTATGAATTTATTGGTTTCAGGGGATTATCTAGTCATGGTGCAACTATAGGAATTATTTTATCTAGTTTTTTTTATAAAAAAATCATATTGAAAAAAAAATCTTTTATTTGGTTATGTGATCGATTATGTATCCCCGTATCAATATCTGCTGTTTTTATTAGGGTCGGAAATTTTTTTAATTCTGAAATAGTGGGAAAACCATGTAATGAAAAATTACCTTGGTCCGTTAAATTTATCCAAATGGATACAGAATATGGGGAAATAGTCCCTAGACATCCTGCACAAATCTATGAATCTATTGGTTATTTTGTAATTTTTTTATTGCTATGGTATTTTTATAAAATAGGAAAAAAAAATTATGACGGATTTTTATCCGGAATATTTTTTATTTTACTTTGGTCTATACGTTTTTTATTAGAATTTGTAAAAGAACCACAAGGAGAAGAATTTATTAATTTTTTATCTATAAATACAGGTCAATGGCTTAGCATTCCTTTTATTATTTTGGGATTTTTTATTCTCAATTTATCAAAAATTAAGAAATATTTTTTTTCGTGA
- a CDS encoding DUF192 domain-containing protein: protein MKKINIFYYLIMCFSINSSEKIYYDSDMFLDIGNSLEIEFIKDGELYFRNNNYIIKKIDIELAYSDTEKKNGLKYRSDLKENRGMLFLLKNKEEYEHINMKDVRIPLDIVYINQFNTVVFVNKYVTPMKNIEIINLSSPIKYVLEINAGMSDQWGIKEGITKITFK, encoded by the coding sequence ATGAAAAAAATTAATATTTTTTATTATTTGATAATGTGTTTTTCTATAAATTCATCTGAAAAAATTTATTACGATTCTGATATGTTTTTAGATATCGGAAATTCACTAGAAATAGAATTTATTAAAGATGGAGAACTATATTTTAGGAATAACAATTATATCATTAAAAAAATAGATATAGAGTTAGCGTATTCTGATACAGAAAAAAAAAATGGATTAAAATATAGATCTGATTTAAAAGAAAATAGAGGAATGTTATTTTTATTGAAAAATAAAGAAGAGTATGAACATATAAATATGAAAGATGTACGAATTCCTTTAGATATTGTATACATCAATCAATTTAATACTGTTGTTTTTGTTAATAAATACGTAACTCCTATGAAGAATATAGAAATAATTAATTTATCTTCTCCTATAAAATATGTTTTGGAAATTAATGCTGGTATGTCAGATCAATGGGGAATAAAAGAAGGAATAACAAAAATCACTTTCAAATGA
- a CDS encoding iron-sulfur cluster assembly accessory protein, with translation MVFISEKAKSKLISIMKKEGLSHNISFVRFGVKTGGCSGMSYELTFDQKKQEGDKLFQHEEMKILIDQNSIPYLEGTTLEYSDGLDGKGFYFNNPKAKHTCGCGKSFSS, from the coding sequence ATGGTTTTTATATCTGAAAAAGCTAAAAGTAAATTGATTTCTATTATGAAAAAAGAGGGACTTTCTCATAATATTTCTTTCGTTAGATTTGGAGTTAAAACTGGAGGATGTTCAGGGATGTCTTATGAACTTACTTTCGATCAAAAAAAACAAGAAGGGGATAAACTTTTTCAACATGAAGAAATGAAGATATTGATAGATCAAAATAGTATTCCTTATTTAGAAGGTACAACATTAGAATATTCAGATGGATTAGATGGAAAGGGGTTTTATTTTAATAATCCTAAAGCAAAACATACTTGTGGTTGTGGAAAAAGTTTTTCATCATAA